The Flavobacteriales bacterium nucleotide sequence CTTTTAAACAAAGATTAGATTTAAAATATCCATTTTTTAGTTCTACTTTTACATTCATAACTTTAAGTATTTGCTTTGAATTTTTATTTAATTCTTGAAATATTATCCGTTGTATTTGGATTGGTCTATCTTGTTTTATTAATCAAACAGAATATTTTGTGTTGGCTATTTGGTATTGTTGGCTCGGCATTGAGTATTTTTCTGTTTTATCATTCTAAGTTATATTCAGAGGCTATACTTTATTCGTATTATGTAGTTATGGGATTCTATGGCTTTTATCTATGGTCTAGCAAAAATACGGATAATTTAAGTGAAACCAATTACCTTAAGGTTAGTGATAAAGGTCTTACGTTTCATATTTACAGTATTTCTACTGCTTCAATATTGGCTTTAATTTTGGCATGGTTTTTCGATACTTACACCGATGCAGACAAGCCTTATCTCGATGCTTTCACAACTATATTCAGTTTTTTAGCAACCTATCTTGAAGCAAAAAAAGTACTTTCAGCTTGGGTGTATTGGATTGTCATTAATGGTCTGACTATCACATTGTATTATAGCAAGGGACTGGATTATTACTCTGGACTAACGGTTGTTTACTTTGTTATGTCCTTTGTAGGTTATATGCGTTGGAAAAAAGAACTGGCTTAGTTCTACTTT carries:
- the pnuC gene encoding nicotinamide riboside transporter PnuC gives rise to the protein MNFYLILEILSVVFGLVYLVLLIKQNILCWLFGIVGSALSIFLFYHSKLYSEAILYSYYVVMGFYGFYLWSSKNTDNLSETNYLKVSDKGLTFHIYSISTASILALILAWFFDTYTDADKPYLDAFTTIFSFLATYLEAKKVLSAWVYWIVINGLTITLYYSKGLDYYSGLTVVYFVMSFVGYMRWKKELA